From Enhydrobacter sp., the proteins below share one genomic window:
- a CDS encoding citrate synthase family protein, with product MEWLSSKEAARRLGVSAATLYAYVSRGLLRSEGAPGQRERRYRADDVSRLKRRRDVGRKAEAIAAHALDFGTPVLESALTLIEAGHLYYRGHDAARLARSSSLEQVAQLLWECDDRPFAAGNLPAMSTALRSAWQATASLSQIDRCLILLPAAARWDHPSWVEDHGAMLETGVRILRLLTAAVTREPISAAAVHEQLAAAWNVPREHVPLLRAALVLSADHEFNASAFAARVVASTGANLHASTLAGLAAINGPRHGGLTRRVAALFDELRGEPDLEGELGRRIGASGRPPGFGHPLYPDGDIRAQTLLDMAREGLAGSSELALALRIAEAAERLTGRKPNIDFATVTLERALGLPEDSALALFLLGRTVGWIAHALEQGATGGLIRPRARYTGPRPAV from the coding sequence ATGGAATGGCTGAGCTCCAAGGAGGCCGCGCGCCGGCTCGGCGTGTCGGCGGCGACCCTCTACGCCTATGTGAGTCGCGGCCTGCTGCGCTCGGAGGGGGCGCCCGGCCAACGCGAGCGCCGCTACCGGGCCGACGACGTGTCACGTCTCAAGCGCCGCCGCGATGTCGGGCGCAAGGCCGAAGCGATCGCGGCGCACGCGCTCGACTTCGGAACGCCGGTGCTCGAATCGGCCCTCACCCTGATCGAGGCCGGCCACCTCTACTATCGGGGGCACGACGCGGCCCGGCTCGCGCGCAGCAGCTCGCTCGAGCAGGTCGCGCAGCTCCTGTGGGAGTGCGACGACCGCCCGTTCGCCGCCGGCAACCTGCCCGCGATGTCGACGGCGTTGCGCAGCGCCTGGCAGGCCACCGCGAGCCTGTCGCAGATCGACCGCTGCCTGATCCTGTTGCCCGCGGCGGCGCGCTGGGATCATCCGAGCTGGGTCGAGGATCACGGCGCGATGCTCGAGACCGGCGTGCGCATCCTGCGCCTGCTGACCGCGGCAGTGACCCGAGAACCGATCTCGGCCGCCGCCGTGCACGAACAGCTCGCCGCCGCCTGGAACGTGCCGCGCGAGCACGTGCCGCTGCTCCGCGCGGCCTTGGTGCTGTCGGCCGATCACGAATTCAATGCATCCGCCTTCGCCGCCCGCGTCGTCGCTTCCACCGGGGCCAACCTCCATGCCTCGACCCTGGCCGGCCTGGCGGCGATCAACGGCCCGCGGCACGGCGGTCTGACCCGCCGCGTCGCCGCCTTGTTCGATGAGTTGCGAGGGGAACCCGATCTCGAGGGCGAGCTCGGGCGACGGATCGGGGCATCGGGTCGCCCACCGGGGTTCGGGCATCCGCTCTATCCCGACGGCGACATACGCGCGCAGACGCTGCTCGACATGGCGCGAGAAGGGCTGGCGGGTTCGTCTGAACTCGCCCTTGCGCTGCGAATTGCGGAAGCGGCCGAACGGCTGACCGGGCGCAAGCCGAACATCGACTTCGCGACGGTGACGCTCGAACGCGCGCTCGGCCTACCCGAGGACTCGGCGCTCGCCCTGTTCCTGCTGGGCCGTACCGTCGGCTGGATCGCCCATGCCCTCGAACAGGGCGCGACCGGCGGCTTGATCCGGCCGCGCGCGCGCTATACGGGACCGCGACCCGCTGTATGA
- a CDS encoding phytanoyl-CoA dioxygenase family protein: MLTPDQIEAYRRDGYLVIPRLIEGEQLAQLRALTDRIVEEARGVAANDDLYDLEPSHSPALPRVRRLKPVIFRRYEFFRALTRDSRITSILSQLIGPNIRLYGGKLNMKSAGYGSPVEWHQDWAFYPHTNDDVLATGIYLDDCDLDNGPLLVLPGTHHGPTYDHHAEGRFCGAMDPEACGLDFSKAVPLTGPAGSMTIHHARLVHGSALNRSNRQRRLLLHEYTAADAWPLLGVADFEDFNRRLVLGEPTIEPRLSAAPVRLPLPPADHQGSIYENQRGVGSRFFATHEEREVRAV; encoded by the coding sequence ATGCTCACGCCGGACCAGATAGAAGCCTATCGCCGCGACGGCTACCTCGTGATCCCGCGGCTGATCGAGGGCGAGCAACTCGCCCAATTGCGTGCCCTCACCGACCGGATCGTCGAGGAGGCCCGCGGCGTCGCGGCCAACGACGACCTCTACGATCTCGAGCCCAGCCACAGCCCCGCGCTGCCGCGCGTGCGCCGGCTCAAGCCGGTGATCTTCCGGCGCTACGAGTTCTTCAGGGCGCTAACACGCGACTCCAGGATCACGTCGATCCTCTCGCAGCTGATCGGGCCGAACATCAGGTTGTACGGCGGCAAGCTCAACATGAAGTCGGCGGGCTACGGCTCGCCGGTCGAGTGGCACCAGGACTGGGCGTTCTATCCGCACACCAACGACGACGTGCTGGCGACCGGCATCTACCTCGACGACTGCGACCTCGACAACGGCCCGCTGCTCGTGCTGCCGGGCACGCACCATGGTCCCACCTACGATCACCATGCCGAAGGCCGGTTCTGCGGCGCCATGGATCCCGAGGCCTGCGGCCTGGATTTTTCCAAGGCCGTGCCGCTCACCGGCCCGGCGGGGTCGATGACGATCCATCATGCCCGGCTCGTGCATGGCTCGGCGCTGAACCGCTCCAATCGCCAGCGTCGGCTGCTGCTGCACGAATACACGGCGGCCGATGCCTGGCCGCTGCTCGGGGTCGCCGACTTCGAGGATTTCAATCGCCGCCTCGTGCTCGGCGAGCCGACCATCGAGCCGCGCCTCTCTGCCGCGCCGGTGCGCCTGCCGTTGCCCCCGGCCGACCATCAGGGCTCGATCTATGAGAACCAGCGCGGCGTGGGCAGCCGCTTCTTCGCGACCCACGAGGAGCGCGAGGTTCGTGCGGTCTAG
- a CDS encoding citrate synthase/methylcitrate synthase, protein MLQTRVNSGLDGVVVADTVMSEVDGEEGRLVVRGHALEELIATRGFEGVAALLWEGFAEGGGDETAVRRGLAQARLRTHADVPRLLAAAAGLTPIEALRVGLAMLSDGERMPHHFLVCGALPVFLAALLSRERGVAPLAPDPALTTAQDFLRMVRGQRAGLAFEKALDAYLATIADHGFNASTFTARVVASTRTGLVSSVVAALCALKGPLHGGAPGPVLDMLDEIGDAARAEAWFDDAFGRGVTLMGFGHRIYKVRDPRADVLKRTVASLPATAGRLAYASAVEQGAIAALRKHKPGRRLDTNVEYYTALLLEALEIPRTAFTALFAVGRVAGWCAHVFEQEKAGRIIRPQSNYVGPRPS, encoded by the coding sequence ATGCTGCAGACACGGGTGAACAGTGGCCTCGACGGCGTGGTCGTCGCCGACACCGTCATGAGCGAGGTCGACGGCGAGGAAGGCCGGCTGGTCGTGCGCGGCCACGCGCTCGAGGAACTGATCGCGACGCGCGGCTTCGAGGGTGTCGCCGCCCTGCTGTGGGAAGGTTTCGCCGAAGGCGGTGGCGACGAGACCGCGGTGCGACGCGGACTGGCGCAGGCGCGGCTGCGCACCCATGCCGACGTGCCCCGTCTGCTGGCCGCGGCCGCGGGTCTGACGCCGATCGAGGCCTTGCGCGTCGGTCTTGCGATGCTGTCCGACGGCGAACGCATGCCGCATCACTTCCTGGTGTGCGGCGCACTGCCGGTGTTTCTCGCGGCGTTGCTGAGCAGGGAGAGGGGCGTCGCGCCGTTGGCGCCCGATCCCGCGCTGACGACGGCGCAGGATTTCCTGCGCATGGTGCGCGGCCAGCGCGCCGGCCTGGCGTTCGAGAAGGCGCTCGACGCCTATCTCGCCACCATCGCCGACCACGGCTTCAACGCCTCGACCTTCACCGCGCGTGTCGTCGCCTCGACGCGGACCGGGCTCGTTTCGTCCGTCGTCGCCGCGCTTTGCGCCCTCAAGGGCCCGCTGCACGGCGGCGCGCCCGGCCCGGTGCTCGACATGCTCGACGAGATCGGCGACGCCGCGCGGGCCGAGGCGTGGTTCGACGATGCCTTCGGCAGGGGCGTGACGCTGATGGGCTTCGGTCATCGCATCTACAAGGTGCGCGACCCACGCGCCGACGTGCTGAAGCGCACCGTCGCCTCGCTGCCGGCGACGGCGGGACGGCTCGCCTATGCCAGCGCCGTCGAGCAGGGCGCCATCGCCGCCCTGCGCAAGCACAAGCCCGGCCGCCGGCTCGACACCAACGTCGAGTACTACACGGCGCTGCTGCTGGAAGCGCTCGAGATCCCGCGGACCGCCTTTACCGCGCTGTTCGCCGTCGGCCGCGTCGCCGGCTGGTGCGCCCACGTCTTCGAGCAGGAGAAGGCCGGTCGCATCATCCGCCCGCAATCCAACTACGTCGGGCCGCGTCCGTCCTGA
- a CDS encoding cytochrome b yields the protein MPGAEPGHHPLAKLLHWLTALLVLGLLMVGLWMTGLPFGLPKLQAYAWHKWIGLLVLALTVARLFWRRRFPPPPLPDRIAPWEKRLAPLAHGSLLALLLAMPVTGWLMSSAGGVAVVWFGILPLPDLVPRDQQLFAALRTSHRILSRLLIALVALHVLAVLRHDVLRRDGIFRRMWP from the coding sequence ATGCCTGGCGCTGAGCCGGGCCACCACCCGCTCGCCAAGCTCCTGCACTGGCTGACCGCGCTGCTGGTGCTGGGATTGCTGATGGTCGGGCTATGGATGACGGGCTTGCCGTTCGGCCTGCCCAAGCTGCAGGCCTACGCCTGGCACAAATGGATCGGCCTGCTCGTTCTCGCGCTCACTGTCGCCCGCCTGTTCTGGCGTCGGCGTTTCCCGCCGCCGCCCCTGCCCGACCGGATCGCGCCGTGGGAAAAGCGCCTCGCGCCGCTCGCCCATGGCAGCCTGCTCGCGCTGCTTCTCGCCATGCCTGTCACGGGCTGGCTCATGAGCTCGGCCGGCGGAGTGGCCGTGGTGTGGTTCGGCATCCTGCCGCTGCCCGACCTCGTGCCGCGCGACCAGCAGCTCTTCGCCGCCCTGCGCACGAGCCACCGCATCCTGTCGCGGCTGCTGATCGCCCTGGTCGCTCTGCACGTGCTGGCCGTTCTGCGCCACGACGTACTGCGGCGCGACGGCATCTTCCGCCGCATGTGGCCGTGA
- the dprA gene encoding DNA-processing protein DprA has protein sequence MFDGTPVVDLDPAERRARLRLARSPRIGPVAFQEALSHHGSARRACAALAVVSDADIEREEEQLRRLGGWFLVLGDAAYPAALSALPDAPPVLSAIGRADLLQRPALAVVGARDASLAGRRFAAELATCLGAAGFVIASGLARGIDAAAHQAALATGTVAVLAGGIDQIYPPEHQGLQAEIARSGLLLSEVPYGAPPVARAFPRRNRIVSGLSVGVVVIEAAARSGSLITAQRAAEQGRDVFVVPGSPMDPRHVGSNTLIRDGAILVRDANDILGVVSVPQSMAQPIEKPCRIPGDTATSTVLRALGPVPTPVDELVRRCQVSAATVAEVLLGLELEGRLERHRGNCVSLI, from the coding sequence ATGTTCGATGGTACCCCGGTTGTCGATCTCGACCCCGCCGAACGACGTGCCCGCCTGCGGCTGGCGCGCAGTCCGCGCATCGGGCCCGTTGCCTTCCAGGAAGCCTTGAGCCACCACGGCTCGGCGCGACGCGCCTGCGCCGCCCTCGCCGTCGTCTCCGATGCCGACATCGAACGCGAGGAAGAACAGCTCCGCCGACTCGGCGGCTGGTTCCTCGTGCTGGGAGACGCCGCCTATCCCGCGGCCCTCTCCGCCCTGCCGGATGCGCCACCTGTCCTCTCGGCGATCGGCCGCGCCGACTTGCTGCAGCGTCCTGCGCTGGCCGTCGTGGGTGCGCGCGACGCCTCGCTGGCGGGACGGCGCTTCGCGGCCGAACTCGCCACCTGCCTGGGCGCCGCCGGCTTCGTCATCGCCTCCGGGCTCGCCCGCGGCATCGACGCGGCCGCACACCAGGCCGCCTTGGCCACGGGCACCGTGGCGGTGCTGGCAGGCGGCATCGACCAGATCTATCCGCCCGAACACCAGGGGCTGCAGGCCGAGATTGCCCGCAGCGGCCTGCTGTTGTCGGAGGTGCCCTACGGCGCGCCGCCGGTGGCCCGCGCCTTCCCGCGGCGCAATCGCATCGTCTCGGGCCTCTCCGTCGGCGTGGTGGTGATCGAGGCTGCCGCCCGATCCGGCTCGCTGATCACCGCCCAGCGGGCCGCCGAGCAAGGCCGCGACGTCTTCGTCGTTCCCGGATCACCGATGGATCCGCGCCATGTCGGCTCCAATACCCTTATTCGCGACGGGGCCATTTTGGTGCGTGACGCCAATGATATTCTGGGTGTGGTGAGCGTGCCGCAGTCGATGGCTCAACCAATTGAAAAACCATGCCGAATTCCCGGCGACACTGCCACGTCGACGGTCCTGCGGGCGCTCGGTCCGGTACCCACTCCGGTTGACGAACTGGTACGCCGATGCCAAGTGTCCGCCGCCACTGTAGCGGAGGTCCTGCTCGGACTTGAGCTGGAAGGCCGCTTGGAAAGGCACCGGGGTAACTGCGTATCTCTGATTTGA
- a CDS encoding cysteine hydrolase, with translation MTDALIVIDMQKGSFGPGSRRYDTPGLVRRLNRLAAGVRQSGAVVFIQHDGPDGDPHHPDAPGWKLLDELDFQPGDTVIRKRSCDAFLDTTLQEFLLARRVGRLIVTGCATDYCVDTTVRSALARSWRTIVPSDGHTTSDRPHLAAHQIIAHHNAIWADFLAPAGPATVAPCDDIRPN, from the coding sequence ATGACCGATGCCCTGATCGTGATCGACATGCAGAAGGGCTCGTTCGGGCCGGGTTCGCGCCGCTACGACACACCGGGGCTCGTTCGACGGCTCAATCGTCTGGCCGCCGGAGTGCGCCAAAGCGGCGCCGTGGTCTTCATCCAGCACGACGGGCCAGACGGCGATCCTCACCATCCCGACGCGCCGGGATGGAAGTTGCTCGACGAACTCGATTTTCAGCCAGGCGACACCGTGATCCGCAAGCGCTCGTGCGATGCCTTCCTGGACACGACGTTGCAGGAATTCCTGCTGGCGAGGCGCGTCGGCCGCCTGATCGTCACCGGCTGCGCCACCGACTATTGCGTCGACACGACGGTGCGTAGCGCGCTCGCGCGCAGCTGGCGCACGATCGTGCCATCGGACGGTCACACGACCAGCGACCGGCCCCATCTCGCTGCGCACCAGATCATCGCGCACCACAACGCCATCTGGGCCGACTTCCTGGCGCCGGCGGGACCCGCGACCGTGGCGCCGTGCGACGATATACGGCCGAACTGA
- the plsY gene encoding glycerol-3-phosphate 1-O-acyltransferase PlsY, protein MLWHATHIGAPLLLGYLLGSIPFGLLLTRAAGLGDIRNVGSGNIGATNVLRTGRKGLAAATLLLDALKGAAAVLIAGTFGPIAGAAAAAGAVLGHMFPVWLSFNGGKGVATTLGVMWALAWPIGAVACMTWLLIAAFFRYSSLAALVGVVAGAVAAWVVVDPRIAAVVTAMVPLVWLRHHENIRRLLAGTESKIGQHGKA, encoded by the coding sequence ATGCTCTGGCACGCCACGCACATCGGAGCACCGCTGCTCCTCGGCTATCTGCTGGGTTCGATCCCTTTCGGATTGCTGCTGACGCGGGCAGCCGGACTCGGCGACATTCGCAACGTCGGTTCGGGCAATATCGGCGCGACCAACGTCCTGCGCACCGGCCGGAAGGGACTTGCCGCCGCGACGCTGCTGCTCGACGCATTGAAGGGAGCTGCCGCCGTGCTGATCGCCGGCACCTTCGGTCCCATCGCCGGAGCGGCAGCCGCGGCGGGCGCCGTGCTTGGCCACATGTTCCCGGTGTGGCTGTCGTTCAATGGCGGCAAAGGCGTGGCGACCACGCTCGGTGTGATGTGGGCGCTGGCCTGGCCGATCGGCGCGGTCGCCTGCATGACTTGGCTGCTGATCGCGGCATTCTTCCGCTACTCGTCGCTGGCGGCGTTGGTGGGAGTCGTGGCCGGTGCGGTCGCCGCCTGGGTCGTCGTCGACCCTCGCATCGCGGCGGTGGTGACGGCGATGGTTCCACTGGTCTGGCTGCGCCATCACGAGAACATTCGCCGCCTGCTCGCCGGCACCGAAAGCAAGATCGGCCAGCACGGCAAGGCGTGA
- a CDS encoding MFS transporter has protein sequence MTVASAVTRPTCSSTSWRVPALTIARPGGRRYGPARVNAGGDIRIGKAMPWALIAAACLGSFAATSSGTTRAPFLIDMSHDLDVTMPLVANLVSLTATAWGLTSAIAGWLSDRIGRRILLVTAPLVLALAMVLQAVSGDFITLAAWAALSGAAAGTFTGVIYSEVSAHVEDRQRGRALGWVMSGQSLTLLIGVPMAAAVGAIIGWRGWLVCVGVLAAVASIALFATVPATRRRGARGAAGGGYSALSARLWALLGSGVAERICYGLAAVYYATFLQVTYGLSLAELALPLAVFAVGSVVGTLMGGPLADRLHDRLMTYAACMAASGVAALALFYWCPSPAVSVALGFLYVFVNSLGRPSLMATYAAVPEQMRGTVMGLTGASASLGWIGAAALGGLIVAFDGFDGFGPLAFVLALLGAAIAMACRKTTSS, from the coding sequence GTGACGGTCGCCAGCGCGGTGACGCGACCCACCTGTTCGTCCACGTCATGGCGCGTACCCGCCCTGACCATTGCCCGGCCGGGGGGCCGCCGCTACGGTCCCGCCCGCGTGAATGCCGGCGGCGACATCAGGATCGGAAAGGCGATGCCGTGGGCGTTGATCGCGGCCGCCTGCCTCGGCTCGTTCGCGGCCACCTCGAGCGGCACGACACGCGCGCCTTTCCTGATCGACATGTCGCACGACCTCGACGTGACGATGCCGCTGGTCGCCAATCTGGTGTCGCTGACTGCCACCGCGTGGGGCCTCACCTCGGCCATAGCGGGTTGGCTGTCGGATCGAATCGGGCGACGCATCCTGCTGGTGACGGCGCCGCTGGTACTGGCGCTCGCCATGGTCCTTCAAGCGGTGTCGGGCGATTTCATCACCCTGGCCGCCTGGGCGGCGTTGAGCGGCGCGGCGGCGGGCACCTTCACCGGCGTGATCTATTCCGAGGTGTCGGCCCATGTCGAGGATCGCCAGCGTGGCCGCGCACTCGGCTGGGTGATGAGCGGGCAGTCGCTCACCCTGCTGATCGGCGTGCCGATGGCGGCGGCGGTCGGCGCGATCATCGGCTGGCGCGGCTGGCTGGTCTGTGTCGGCGTGCTTGCCGCGGTGGCGAGCATCGCGCTGTTCGCCACGGTACCGGCGACACGGCGGCGCGGCGCCCGTGGGGCCGCGGGCGGTGGCTATTCGGCGTTGTCGGCCCGACTGTGGGCATTGCTCGGCTCGGGGGTTGCCGAGCGCATTTGCTACGGGCTGGCGGCCGTCTACTACGCGACGTTCCTGCAGGTGACCTATGGCCTGTCGCTGGCCGAGCTCGCCCTGCCGCTCGCCGTGTTCGCCGTCGGCAGCGTCGTCGGCACCCTGATGGGCGGCCCGCTCGCCGACCGGCTGCATGATCGGCTGATGACCTATGCCGCCTGCATGGCGGCGTCGGGTGTCGCCGCGCTCGCCCTCTTCTATTGGTGCCCCAGCCCGGCGGTCTCGGTCGCGCTCGGCTTCCTCTACGTCTTCGTCAATTCGCTCGGCCGGCCGTCGCTGATGGCGACCTACGCCGCGGTGCCCGAGCAGATGCGCGGCACCGTCATGGGCCTGACCGGCGCCTCGGCCAGCCTGGGCTGGATCGGCGCGGCGGCGCTGGGCGGCCTGATCGTCGCCTTCGACGGCTTCGACGGCTTCGGCCCGCTCGCCTTCGTCCTGGCCCTGCTCGGTGCCGCCATCGCGATGGCCTGCCGGAAAACAACTTCAAGTTGA
- a CDS encoding aspartate carbamoyltransferase catalytic subunit yields the protein MTKKRTGVPRLPHLLGIEGLSPETISGLLDLSESYIVQNRSLDKRRDLLAGRTVINLFFENSTRTRTSFEVAAKRLGADVINMDVATSSVRKGETLLDTAMTLNAMRPDAIVVRHAESGAVNLLSQKVNCTVINAGDGQHEHPTQALLDALTIRRRRGRLEGLLVAICGDIMHSRVARSNIHLLNIMGARVRVVGPPTLMPTDIDRMGVEVHYNMRTGLKDVDIVMMLRLQTERMQGSFVPSISEYFRFFGLDHDKLKVAKPDALIMHPGPMNRGVEIDSEVADDLDRSVIHEQVEMGVTVRMACLDALIGGRRNAMGAVA from the coding sequence GTGACAAAGAAACGCACGGGCGTGCCGAGGTTGCCCCACCTGCTCGGCATCGAGGGTCTTTCGCCTGAGACGATCTCGGGATTGCTCGACCTTTCCGAAAGCTACATCGTGCAGAATCGCTCGCTCGACAAGCGACGCGACCTGCTCGCCGGTCGCACCGTCATCAACCTGTTCTTCGAGAATTCGACCCGCACCCGCACCAGCTTCGAGGTCGCCGCCAAGCGACTCGGTGCCGACGTCATCAACATGGACGTCGCGACCTCGTCGGTGCGCAAGGGCGAGACCTTGCTCGACACGGCGATGACGCTGAACGCCATGCGGCCCGACGCCATCGTGGTGCGGCATGCGGAGTCGGGTGCGGTCAATCTGCTGTCGCAGAAGGTCAACTGCACGGTCATCAACGCCGGTGACGGCCAGCACGAACATCCGACCCAGGCGCTGCTCGACGCGCTCACCATCCGCCGCCGGCGTGGCCGGCTCGAGGGCCTGTTGGTGGCGATCTGCGGCGACATCATGCACAGCAGGGTCGCCCGTTCGAACATCCATCTCCTGAACATCATGGGTGCGCGCGTGCGCGTCGTCGGCCCGCCGACCCTGATGCCGACCGACATCGACCGGATGGGGGTCGAGGTCCACTACAACATGCGCACCGGCCTGAAGGACGTCGACATCGTCATGATGCTGCGCCTGCAAACCGAACGCATGCAGGGCTCGTTCGTGCCGTCGATCAGCGAATATTTCCGCTTCTTCGGTCTCGACCACGACAAGCTGAAGGTCGCCAAGCCCGACGCCCTGATCATGCATCCGGGCCCGATGAATCGCGGCGTCGAGATCGACTCCGAGGTGGCCGACGACCTCGACCGCAGCGTCATCCACGAGCAGGTCGAGATGGGAGTGACCGTGCGCATGGCCTGCCTCGACGCGCTGATCGGCGGCCGTCGCAACGCCATGGGAGCAGTCGCATGA
- a CDS encoding YceI family protein, whose translation MRSSIARRAVLCGLACCLPALRAARAEQPLNIGAGRGTIDFAIGDSRIFRTTGSFKDWRGFVHVDEANVPRSSVEVTVRTASIDMLDAQQTAMLKEPDFFDVANHPEMRFRSTRIERTGETTLKVEGLITLRGVTRPMTLDVSVTDRGADASSGRPYARFRGTGSIKRSEFGMTRFVDVVGDTVDITIRTDAWR comes from the coding sequence GTGCGGTCTAGCATCGCCCGCCGCGCCGTGCTGTGCGGGCTGGCGTGCTGCCTTCCCGCCCTCCGGGCGGCGCGTGCCGAGCAACCCCTCAACATCGGCGCCGGGCGCGGCACCATCGACTTCGCGATCGGCGACTCGCGCATCTTCCGCACCACGGGCAGCTTCAAGGACTGGCGCGGCTTCGTCCATGTCGACGAGGCGAACGTGCCGCGCAGCAGCGTCGAGGTGACGGTGCGCACCGCCAGCATCGACATGCTCGACGCCCAGCAAACCGCGATGCTGAAGGAACCCGACTTCTTCGATGTCGCCAACCACCCCGAAATGCGCTTCCGCTCGACCCGCATCGAGCGCACCGGCGAGACGACCCTGAAGGTCGAGGGTCTCATCACCCTGCGCGGCGTCACCCGGCCGATGACGCTCGACGTGTCGGTCACCGACCGCGGGGCGGATGCGTCGTCCGGCCGGCCCTATGCGCGTTTCCGCGGCACCGGCAGCATCAAACGCTCCGAGTTCGGCATGACCAGGTTCGTCGACGTCGTCGGCGACACCGTCGACATCACGATCCGCACCGATGCCTGGCGCTGA
- the pyrC gene encoding dihydroorotase, with protein sequence MKGAPPHAGSTAYINARIVDPTADSEYTGAILISDGKIADFGPNLFASGAPYGIQSIDCRGLHLAPGLVDARVHTGEPGEEHKETLESAASAAAVGGITSMVLLPDNDPPFDDASLIEFVARRARQIRLANMYAYGALTAGLEGKELAEMGLLAEAGAVAFTDADHAVGSAQVLRRALYYAKAFDALIVHLPQEPTLSGGHMSSGEMATRLGLSGCPPLAEVMMVERDIRLLEMTGGRLHLTKISTAESVEAIAGAKARGLRITCDTAPPYFALNDLAVGDYRTFGKLVPPLRSEKDRVAVVEGLKSGIIDAVVSDHRPQDQDSKRVPFAQAEPGGIGLETLLPISLELAHNGEITLPRLFQRLSSAPAALFGLPGGKLAKGAPADLIVFDAERAWKIDRGDFWSKTKNSPFDERPTQGRVMATIVAGRTIYRDDAFQTAAAAA encoded by the coding sequence CTGAAGGGCGCGCCGCCGCACGCCGGTTCGACCGCCTACATCAACGCCCGTATCGTCGATCCGACGGCCGACAGCGAGTACACCGGCGCGATCCTGATCAGCGACGGCAAGATCGCCGACTTCGGGCCGAATCTCTTCGCCTCGGGCGCGCCCTACGGCATCCAGTCGATCGACTGTCGCGGCCTTCACCTCGCGCCCGGTCTTGTCGATGCGCGCGTCCACACCGGCGAGCCGGGCGAGGAGCACAAGGAGACGCTGGAAAGCGCCGCGTCGGCCGCGGCGGTCGGCGGCATCACGTCGATGGTGCTGCTGCCCGACAACGATCCGCCGTTCGACGACGCCTCGCTGATCGAGTTCGTCGCCCGCCGCGCGCGCCAGATCCGGCTCGCCAACATGTATGCCTACGGCGCGCTCACGGCCGGACTCGAGGGCAAGGAACTGGCGGAGATGGGCCTGCTCGCCGAAGCCGGCGCCGTCGCCTTCACCGATGCCGACCACGCGGTGGGCAGCGCCCAGGTGCTGCGCCGCGCGCTCTACTACGCCAAGGCCTTCGACGCGCTGATCGTGCATCTGCCGCAAGAGCCCACCCTGTCGGGCGGCCACATGTCGAGCGGCGAGATGGCGACCCGGCTCGGCCTGTCGGGCTGTCCGCCGCTCGCCGAGGTGATGATGGTCGAACGCGATATCCGTCTTCTCGAGATGACCGGCGGGCGCCTGCACCTCACGAAGATATCGACCGCCGAATCGGTCGAAGCCATTGCCGGCGCGAAGGCACGCGGACTGAGGATCACCTGCGACACTGCCCCGCCGTATTTCGCGCTGAACGACCTGGCGGTCGGCGACTACCGGACCTTCGGCAAGCTGGTGCCGCCATTGCGCTCCGAGAAGGACCGCGTGGCGGTCGTCGAAGGGCTGAAGTCCGGAATCATCGACGCCGTCGTGTCGGACCATCGCCCGCAGGACCAGGACAGCAAGCGCGTCCCCTTCGCGCAGGCCGAGCCGGGCGGCATCGGGCTCGAGACCCTGCTGCCGATCTCCCTCGAGCTGGCGCACAACGGCGAGATCACCCTGCCACGCCTGTTCCAGCGCCTGTCGTCTGCGCCGGCCGCGCTGTTCGGCCTGCCGGGCGGCAAGCTCGCCAAGGGCGCGCCGGCCGACCTGATCGTGTTCGATGCCGAGCGGGCCTGGAAGATCGATCGCGGCGATTTCTGGAGCAAGACCAAGAACTCGCCGTTCGACGAACGGCCAACGCAGGGCCGTGTCATGGCCACGATCGTCGCCGGCCGCACGATCTATCGCGACGATGCGTTTCAGACGGCGGCGGCGGCCGCCTGA